CAAAGATAGTAATCAAAAAAACATAAACACTAATTTCGGGGATAAATATGGTCTGGATTGGACTAATATAGTGGAAATCGGACAAATATACACCATCGGGAGACAAATATAGCGAAATTCGGACAAATATACACCATCGGGAGACAAATATAGTGAGAATCGGACAAATATACACCATCGGGAGGCAAATATAGTGAGAATCGGGCAAATATACACCCTCGGGAGGCAAATATAGTGAGAATCGGGCGAATATACACCCTCGGGAGGCAAATATAGTGGAGAATCGGACAAATATACACCATCGGGAGGCAAATATAGTGAGAATCGGGCAAATATACACCCTCGGGAGGCAAATATAGTGGAGAATCGGGCAAATATACACCCTCGGGATGGCAAATATAGTCCAGATCTGGGCAAATATACACCCTCTGGAGACAAATATAGTCCAGATCTGGGCAAATATACACCCTCAAGGGGACAAATATAGTCCAGATTGGGACAAATATAGTCCTCAGGGAGGCAAATATAGTCGAAATTTGGGCAAATATATACCCTCAGGGAGGCAAATATAGTCGAAATCGAGCAAATATATACCCTCGGGGTGGCGAATATAGTGGAGATTTGGGGAAATGTAATGATTTTTGAAATATAAGAACACTTCGACTATCCCGAATTGGATATCGGGACGCTTACTTCGAGTATCTCAGTACAGGGAAGTGTGAGCGGAACGTAAGTACATCATCATATAAAAGTTTGCAATTACATTTTCGATTTAAATATTTCATTCAGTTAAATCAATACGCCAGATTCCTACAGCAACATTTGCCAACTGCTGCTGTCTTGAATCGATTCTATTTTCATTCCACTCTTCATAGTTTTCAGCCACAGCTCTTGTGAGTTTAAATTGGCTTTTAAAATAAGCGTCCCTTTTTTTATCGTAATCTTTATTACCCAAATCTCTGTTAAGCGAAGCTTCCATAGGAGTCATATTACCAATGCGGTAGATCAACCGATCTTGCTTTGACTCCTCAATATATGACCACTCTGTACCCGGGTTCTCTGGCAGTATGTGCTCAAGATTGTATTTTGAGCTTTCATAGTCGAAACCAGTGCCAGACCTTTGGCGTTCAATTTCGAACATTATGTACCTTACGACTTTTTTATTTCTGGTATTGGTAGTCCGGAATTCTTTTTCTGCAAAAGCAGCCTTAAAAGTTGCATCATCAGGATAAATTTCCATAAGAGCCTTTAGTACTTGACGGCAGTCGGTAATTTTTCCTTCCGTTATGCTCCAGGCAATACTATTATACAGGCGCTCCTGATCATGTGTTTGGAGATTACAAATAACGTTATACCTGAAAGAAAGAACTGCAACGGCTTTGACAATTTTAGTAAAAGCTGGTCTTTGGGATTGATAAAATGTACAGTAACACCTCATAAGCATTGCAAGTGGCTGGCGAACATTAAACATAAGCAGCTGTTCGAGGGCCTGTTTTTCCTCTTTTTCCCAATGTTCATCCTGTGGATCCCTTAATGCAGCATATATTTCGGCACACTCATCCAAATTTCTCACCAAATCAAATGCTTCTTTACGGGTATTTATACGTTTGCGAATTGTTTTGAAAAGGTCTGATTTACGCACGAGTCTGTTACGGCTGTTCCAGAAAACGCGCAGAAATTCTGGAAAACTTTCACTTCCAAGCAGCCCAACAATTCGCTCCCAGAGCTCCTCTAAATGTTTGAGCTCTGTCTCATGGGTTTGTGCTGAACTAATGATCGAGAAAAGGTAGTTTTTTAACAGATCTGTTGCTGAAAGACGAACCCCCCGAGCGTTCAAGGTTTCAAATACTTTGAATGCGTTTAACTCATCAGTAACAGTGATAACTGTAAAAAAGAGCTTATCCACCAGGCTATCAATAAACCTTGCCAGACACTCCCCACCTTTTTCATCAACACCACCACAATGAGCTTTAATCTTATCCTTAAACCAAATGAATGCTTTACGCAATTGATGTTCGGAAGCATTTAACCCACGCTGAGGCAACCTCTCCAAAGGCACAAGATAAGTTTGATAGAACTGATTATTATGTCGGTTCAATACCAATTTCGGTTGGGGCACAAGACTTACCGGATCCAAATATCCTATATAGCTGTTTTGGAGCTGCTCTTTGCGTTTGGAGTTTCTCTCTGCATCATAATTAGCAGCAATCAGGTCCTGAAGATACCCTAATCCTGCCAAAATCATAACACTGATTGTAGTTATCCTCTGCTGCCCGTCAATAATATCAAACTGTTTGTTATCGGATGACTGAAGTACAAGATACCCCATGTAATGCGCTGCCTGACTATCCTGCTCAAAGAGACCCATTATATCCTGCCAAAGGTCATCCCACTCGTCATCCGCCCAGGAATAATCACGCTGGAAAGGAGGTACTCTGTAGCCAAGTCCATTTCCCAACAACTGTCGAAATGTATTGTTGGCTGTATTAAAATTCATTGTTGCCATAGAAATAACGCTCCCTTATATTCAATTCGAATATACCGTTCTGTTTGCGTGCTAACAGTTATTGCCGGATAACACATACTACAAATTACAATATGGCTATTTGTTTTTTAAAACGTTCGCTTCTTCCCGCTCGGTCCATCGAGCCTGCGCAGGACCACCATGGGCAAAATCACATCGCGGTATTTCCCGCGCACGTATATATCGCGTAGGCAGTCATCGGCTATGGACCAGATAAAGGAGACGAGTTTATTGTGGAGAGAGGTGTTCATTGTTTTGGGTTTCTTGAGTTTTGAGAGAGTTTGGCGGCCTTAAGTAAGTGTTTAGTTAAATCCTGAAGATTTAATCTGCCGTGAGTACTGTGAATTGTGCATTTTGGGGCAGATTGAATTATTCAATATAATAATATACGGTGGAGAGGAGAAAGGGGAATGGAGTGATGTGAATTTCTCACAGTTGGTCTGGTTTCATGTATGAGGTTTTCTATTTCACATAGAATTATATTGTAGAACGGCTATGAAGGCAGTGTTAAATATACCCCTTGAGATTCGGGATCCGGTCCATGGATTTATTTCCCTGAGCAGCTGGGAACGGGACATAATAAATCATCCCGTGTTTCAACGTCTTAGGAGAATTAGGCAGCTTGGGTTGACCGATATGGTATATCCGGGGGCAATGCATACCAGATTTGAGCACTCGCTGGGGGTAATGCATGTGGCTACGCTGATGTTCGATGCGGTCACGGCCAAAAGCAAAAAGATTTTATTTGATGAGTTGGACTACAATGAAGATGGTTTAGGCAGAGACAGGCAGATTTTGCGATTATCAGCCTTGCTCCATGATGTTGGGCACTCTCCATTTTCACATGCCGGAGAGGAGCTGATGCCCTTGAACCAGGAGGAATCAGTTACAAGCATGAAGACTATTCCGCAGCGGCAGTTAATTTTCTGATGAAGGATGTGATTGAAGGGCACAAAGAGAACCAAAATTACCAAATCAACACCAAAGATATTGCAGATCTACTTACTGGCGGATCCAAAAGCCGGCACATTTCTGTTTGGAGAACAATAATAACCAGCCAACTGGATGCAGACAGAGCCGACTACCTTTTACGAGACAGCCATCATATTGGTGTAGCCTATGGAAAATTTGATCTCTCGCGTATCCTTACGACTTTGCGACTTGAACTGGATGAGAACGGCTCTCCCAAGCTTGCAATCGAGGATGGAGGGGTTCATGCTGCAGAAGCTTTGATATTGGCCCGATATATGATGTTTACTCAGGTATACTTTCAGCATACAAGAAGAGCGTATGATAATCACCTTGTTTTAACGATGAAGGAGCTTCTCAACTCTGCTTACAGATCAAGCAAGGCAGTATTTCCAAAACCCGACACTGCTAAAAGAGTCAAGGAATATTTGACCTGGAATGATTGGAAAGTTCTTGGAATGATTGCAACCGGCAAAGGTGGAGAACATGCAGAGATCATAAAAACAAGAAAGCATTACAGAAAGGTGTACGAGACAAGTGAAAGCCCCTCAGTCGAAGAACTCGATAAAGTCAAATCTATTGAAGAAAAGTTCAGGGACAAAATTGGGTTCACAGATATGGCTCGAGGCTCACCTTACAAATTTGAGAAATCTGACATTCCAATTTACATAACACAAGATGAATCCATGGTAAAATTATCTGAAGTATCAACTGTAATAAAAGGGCTTCGGTCGATAAACCAGTATCGTGTCTATTCACCACTTGAACATCGAAATATCATTCAAAATGAAATAAAGCAGTAAGGAGTTCGTTGTATGTTCAGTATAATTCCCTGGAATCAGTATGCACTTATTACAGAGCTCACCTCCAGGTTAGCTTCAAAACCAGTCCAGTTTGGCAAAACAAGTCTTCAGAAAATCCTCTTTATTCTACAGGAAGGGTATGGTGTCAAGTGTGGCTATGACTTTACACTCTACAACTATGGCCCATACAGTGTTGATATCACAATGGACTTAGACCAGACAGAAACTCTGGGCGGAGTAATCAT
The window above is part of the Chitinispirillum alkaliphilum genome. Proteins encoded here:
- a CDS encoding phosphohydrolase, with amino-acid sequence MKDVIEGHKENQNYQINTKDIADLLTGGSKSRHISVWRTIITSQLDADRADYLLRDSHHIGVAYGKFDLSRILTTLRLELDENGSPKLAIEDGGVHAAEALILARYMMFTQVYFQHTRRAYDNHLVLTMKELLNSAYRSSKAVFPKPDTAKRVKEYLTWNDWKVLGMIATGKGGEHAEIIKTRKHYRKVYETSESPSVEELDKVKSIEEKFRDKIGFTDMARGSPYKFEKSDIPIYITQDESMVKLSEVSTVIKGLRSINQYRVYSPLEHRNIIQNEIKQ
- a CDS encoding phosphohydrolase, with protein sequence MKAVLNIPLEIRDPVHGFISLSSWERDIINHPVFQRLRRIRQLGLTDMVYPGAMHTRFEHSLGVMHVATLMFDAVTAKSKKILFDELDYNEDGLGRDRQILRLSALLHDVGHSPFSHAGEELMPLNQEESVTSMKTIPQRQLIF